In Sphingomonas sp. LR60, the following are encoded in one genomic region:
- the rpiB gene encoding ribose 5-phosphate isomerase B, with protein MRIAIACDHAAVPLKDELRDWMTGEGHEVIDLGTHGDASVDYPAYGRKLADTLAAGEAERGIALCGSGIGIMIAVNRNPAVRCALVNEPLSAELARSHNDANAIAMGARLIGSEMARACVRAFLSTDFLGGRHAARVDMLKEPA; from the coding sequence TTGCGTATCGCCATCGCCTGCGACCATGCCGCCGTCCCGCTCAAGGACGAATTGCGCGACTGGATGACGGGCGAGGGGCATGAGGTGATCGATCTCGGCACGCACGGCGACGCCAGCGTCGATTATCCTGCTTACGGCCGCAAGCTCGCCGATACGTTGGCGGCAGGCGAGGCGGAGCGCGGGATCGCGCTTTGCGGATCGGGGATCGGGATCATGATCGCGGTCAATCGCAACCCGGCGGTACGCTGCGCCCTCGTCAACGAGCCGCTCTCCGCCGAACTGGCGCGCAGCCACAATGACGCCAACGCGATCGCGATGGGCGCACGGCTGATCGGCAGCGAGATGGCGCGTGCCTGTGTACGTGCCTTTCTTTCCACGGATTTCCTCGGCGGGCGCCATGCCGCGCGCGTCGACATGCTCAAGGAGCCCGCATGA
- a CDS encoding transglycosylase domain-containing protein, which translates to MRPDPYDTGRVRYNHARGDTPGAPPEPLPSFGAWHEDARDADAAHRAPHFDDGGDLPPPRRRRIAWGKWIVRGLAASIVLFVLAVIWLAVTAPLSRSLKPPTPPSITLTAADGTPIARRGAIIGTPVDAKTLPPHVREAFLAIEDRRFYSHWGIDPRGIARAAWANLGSGGVRQGGSTITQQLAKNAFLDSDRTAARKLREAMIAFWLEAWLSKDEILSRYLSNVYFGDNVYGITAASKHYFGRTPQKLNVGQAAMLAGLVKAPSRLAPTGNLKGARARQAVVVGAMVDAGFLTKAEAATVQPQRVLAARADTLPTGTYFADWVLPTARAVAGDSGTEATVKTTLDRGLQSTAERVVRQASLRGLQAAVVAMRPDGEVVAMVGGRDYKTSAFNRAAQAKRQPGSTFKLFVYLAALRAGLTPDDVRDDSPVEIAGWKPRNDDGRYLGPITLRRAFARSSNVVAARLTQEVGVRNVIKTARDLGITTPIPNEATIGLGTAEVSLLELTGAYAAIANGRYPVTPRGVEGNRNASWYEKIAGRDSEMPGKVRDEMRSLLGSSIRGTGRDANLPVDAFGKTGTSQGGRDGWFIGFAGNLVVGVWVGKDDSSPNPGLHGGGIPAQIWRQFMMSALHIPVVVAPEADEMGAPLDNMEEAVDRFGRVIDGAQPSIEDAVDRLRELGIEMPQPPEPRQRVPVERYPEDRGPPRGDDGGPDEDDDYRY; encoded by the coding sequence ATGCGCCCCGACCCCTACGACACCGGCCGCGTCCGCTACAACCACGCACGCGGCGATACGCCCGGCGCTCCGCCGGAGCCGCTGCCGTCGTTCGGTGCGTGGCATGAGGACGCCCGCGACGCCGACGCTGCTCATCGAGCGCCGCACTTCGACGACGGCGGCGACCTGCCGCCGCCGCGCCGCCGGCGGATCGCGTGGGGCAAGTGGATCGTCCGCGGGCTTGCGGCGTCGATCGTGCTGTTCGTGCTTGCGGTCATCTGGCTGGCCGTCACCGCGCCGCTGTCGCGCTCGCTCAAGCCACCGACGCCGCCGTCGATCACGCTGACCGCCGCCGACGGCACGCCGATCGCGCGCCGCGGCGCGATCATCGGCACGCCGGTCGACGCCAAGACGTTACCCCCGCATGTCCGTGAGGCATTCCTCGCGATCGAGGACCGGCGCTTCTACTCGCATTGGGGGATCGACCCGCGCGGCATCGCGCGCGCCGCCTGGGCGAACCTCGGCTCGGGCGGGGTCCGGCAAGGCGGCTCGACGATCACGCAACAGCTGGCGAAGAACGCCTTCCTCGACTCGGACCGTACCGCCGCGCGCAAGCTGCGCGAGGCGATGATCGCCTTCTGGCTGGAGGCGTGGCTCAGCAAGGACGAGATTCTCTCGCGCTATTTGTCGAACGTCTATTTCGGCGACAACGTCTACGGCATCACCGCCGCGTCGAAACATTATTTCGGGCGCACCCCGCAGAAGCTGAACGTCGGACAGGCGGCGATGCTCGCCGGCCTGGTCAAGGCGCCGTCACGCCTCGCCCCCACCGGCAACCTCAAGGGCGCGCGGGCACGCCAGGCGGTGGTGGTCGGCGCGATGGTCGACGCCGGCTTCCTCACCAAAGCCGAAGCCGCGACGGTTCAGCCGCAGCGCGTCCTCGCCGCACGCGCCGACACGCTCCCGACCGGCACCTATTTCGCCGATTGGGTCCTCCCTACCGCGCGCGCGGTCGCAGGCGATTCCGGCACCGAGGCGACCGTCAAGACGACGCTCGATCGCGGGCTGCAATCGACCGCCGAGCGCGTCGTGCGGCAGGCGAGCCTGCGCGGGCTGCAGGCGGCGGTGGTGGCGATGCGCCCCGACGGCGAAGTCGTCGCGATGGTCGGCGGCCGCGATTACAAGACCAGTGCCTTCAACCGCGCGGCACAGGCCAAGCGCCAGCCGGGCTCGACCTTCAAGCTGTTCGTCTATCTCGCCGCATTGCGCGCCGGGCTGACCCCCGACGACGTCCGCGATGACTCGCCAGTCGAGATCGCCGGCTGGAAACCACGCAACGACGACGGCCGCTATCTCGGACCGATCACGCTGCGCCGCGCCTTTGCGCGCTCCTCGAACGTCGTCGCCGCACGGCTGACGCAGGAGGTCGGCGTACGCAACGTCATCAAGACCGCACGCGACCTGGGCATCACCACGCCAATCCCCAACGAGGCGACGATCGGGCTCGGCACCGCCGAAGTGTCGTTGCTCGAGCTGACCGGCGCCTATGCCGCGATCGCCAACGGCCGCTATCCGGTCACGCCGCGCGGGGTCGAGGGCAATCGCAACGCAAGCTGGTATGAGAAGATCGCCGGCCGCGACAGCGAGATGCCGGGCAAGGTCCGTGACGAGATGCGCTCGCTGCTCGGCTCGTCGATCCGCGGCACCGGGCGCGACGCCAACCTGCCCGTCGACGCCTTCGGCAAGACCGGCACCAGCCAAGGCGGGCGCGACGGCTGGTTCATCGGCTTCGCGGGCAATCTCGTCGTCGGGGTGTGGGTCGGCAAGGATGACAGTTCGCCCAATCCGGGCCTGCATGGCGGCGGTATTCCCGCACAGATCTGGCGGCAATTCATGATGTCGGCGCTGCACATCCCGGTCGTCGTCGCACCCGAAGCCGACGAGATGGGCGCGCCGCTCGACAATATGGAGGAAGCGGTCGACCGTTTCGGCCGCGTGATCGACGGCGCGCAACCATCGATCGAGGACGCGGTCGACCGGCTGCGCGAGCTGGGCATCGAAATGCCGCAGCCGCCCGAGCCGCGCCAGCGCGTCCCGGTCGAGCGGTATCCCGAGGATCGCGGACCGCCTCGCGGGGACGACGGCGGACCCGACGAAGACGATGATTATCGATATTAA
- a CDS encoding NADPH-dependent FMN reductase yields MQDDAKGAPAPLVVGIGGTIGGVSSTERALKIALGEAAAQGFRTQMFGGTDMARLPLYDPRATSRTPEEQAFVEAVRQASAVIISSPGYHGSISGVVKNALDLLEETARDSRPYLADMPVGLIATAYGWQATGSTIAALRSIVHALRGWPTPFAAAINTQVTRFDDEGGASDPAVVEQLRMIGRQVARFAPLSAGGAAA; encoded by the coding sequence ATGCAGGATGATGCGAAAGGCGCACCCGCGCCGCTGGTGGTGGGGATCGGCGGGACGATCGGCGGCGTGTCGTCGACCGAGCGCGCGTTGAAGATCGCGCTGGGCGAGGCCGCGGCGCAGGGTTTCCGCACGCAGATGTTCGGCGGTACCGACATGGCGCGGTTGCCGCTGTACGATCCGCGTGCGACGTCGCGCACACCGGAGGAGCAGGCGTTCGTCGAGGCGGTGCGGCAGGCGTCGGCGGTGATCATCTCCAGCCCCGGCTATCACGGCAGCATCTCGGGCGTGGTCAAGAACGCGCTCGATCTGCTGGAGGAAACCGCGCGCGACTCGCGACCATATCTCGCCGACATGCCGGTCGGGCTGATCGCGACGGCTTATGGCTGGCAGGCGACGGGGTCGACGATCGCGGCGCTGCGCTCGATCGTCCACGCGCTGCGCGGCTGGCCGACGCCGTTCGCCGCCGCGATCAACACGCAGGTGACGCGCTTCGACGACGAGGGCGGCGCGAGCGACCCGGCGGTGGTCGAGCAATTGCGGATGATCGGGCGTCAGGTCGCGCGGTTCGCGCCGCTGTCCGCGGGCGGTGCGGCGGCATGA
- a CDS encoding HpcH/HpaI aldolase/citrate lyase family protein — MNDAVRPRRSALFLPASNARALEKARTLPCDVVILDLEDAVAPAQKEAARAAAVAAVRGGGFGARELVVRTNAPDTTWGADDLAALARSGVAAVLLPKVGSPETLRVARGMVGDGPALWAMIESCDGVLALREIVAAAPVVGLAALVVGPNDLARELRCRPGVDRAPLWPILGQVVLAARSAGLVALDGVINTLDDIDAIAAECRQGRDWGFDGKTLIHPAQIAPANAAFGPSVAEVEAARVLAEAFTGREVEGAIRIDGRMVERLHLEEARRTLALAAAIAERG; from the coding sequence ATGAACGACGCGGTGCGGCCGCGGCGCAGCGCGCTGTTCCTGCCCGCATCGAATGCGCGCGCCCTCGAGAAGGCGCGGACGCTACCGTGCGATGTGGTGATCCTCGATTTGGAGGACGCGGTCGCTCCCGCGCAGAAGGAAGCGGCGCGGGCGGCGGCGGTCGCGGCGGTGCGGGGTGGCGGGTTCGGCGCGCGCGAGCTGGTGGTGCGCACCAATGCGCCCGACACGACGTGGGGCGCGGACGATCTGGCGGCGCTCGCCCGGTCGGGCGTGGCGGCGGTGTTGCTGCCCAAGGTCGGTTCGCCCGAGACCTTGCGGGTGGCGCGCGGGATGGTCGGTGACGGCCCGGCGCTCTGGGCGATGATCGAATCGTGCGACGGCGTGCTGGCGCTGCGCGAGATCGTCGCGGCGGCGCCCGTAGTTGGGCTGGCGGCGCTGGTGGTCGGCCCCAACGATCTCGCGCGCGAGCTGCGCTGCCGCCCCGGTGTGGACCGCGCGCCCTTGTGGCCGATCCTCGGCCAAGTGGTGCTGGCGGCGCGGTCGGCGGGGCTGGTGGCGCTCGATGGCGTCATCAACACGCTCGACGATATCGACGCGATCGCGGCGGAATGCCGGCAGGGACGAGACTGGGGGTTCGACGGCAAGACGCTGATCCACCCCGCGCAGATCGCGCCCGCCAATGCGGCATTTGGACCGTCGGTGGCGGAGGTGGAAGCGGCGCGGGTGCTGGCTGAGGCTTTCACCGGCCGTGAGGTTGAAGGTGCGATCCGGATCGATGGCCGGATGGTCGAGCGGCTGCATCTGGAGGAGGCGCGCCGCACGCTGGCGCTGGCAGCGGCGATTGCGGAGCGGGGGTGA